From the Salmo trutta chromosome 2, fSalTru1.1, whole genome shotgun sequence genome, one window contains:
- the LOC115149723 gene encoding myelin-associated glycoprotein isoform X4, translating into MAVQLPPNRGPWLSSRVNTYHWTELKIYQNLPDVVFYVAGVLACFGQRNLIATMPDTLDVLTGSCVQIPCSFDIPDKQKNKFKSTILTSGVWIKEDPYFVERLDKVIFNSSETDNNYQGNITGNMSQKNCTTVFFNVTTSYTNKYYFRIESQPFRATDIGKSVNIVVRDLPSSPIITVSGEVKEGTPVSLNCSAVAPCPEHPPELTWTLPTQFTTENQLQENPDQTKSVLSTATFTPSYHHHEKNITCTAVYPVGTSNKTAEHNMMLNVSFSPKDTSASISPAGPVLVDSCVNLTCSSTANPPVTNFTWFQISGGKPIQVASGQSYSLNVTVGDGGLYYCEARNSHGCGKSKEVQLAIKGQEEPVNPKVFEIVVKTLGLLFLFSLIVFFAW; encoded by the exons ATGGCTGTGCAGTTGCCTCCAAACAGAGGCCCCTGGCTGTCATCTAGGGTTAATACATATCATTGGACTGAACTGAAAATATATCAGAACCTCCCTGATGTTGTCTTTTATGTTGCAGGTGTTTTGGCCTGCTTTGGTCAACGAAATTTGATCGCCACAATGCCAGATACACTGGATGTACTGACTGGCTCCTGTGTGCAAATCCCATGTTCATTTGATATTCCTGACAAACAAAAGAATAAATTTAAGAGCACAATACTAACCTCTGGAGTGTGGATTAAAGAAGACCCATACTTTGTTGAGCGTCTGGACAAAGTGATATTTAATAGCAGTGAGACGGACAACAATTATCAAGGGAACATAACTGGAAACATGTCCCAGAAGAACTGCACCACAGTCTTCTTCAATGTAACCACCAGTTACACTAATAAATACTACTTCAGGATTGAGAGTCAACCATTCCGTGCAACAGACATTGGAAAGTCTGTTAATATAGTTGTCAGAG ATTTGCCTTCCAGTCCCATCATTACTGTCTCAGGTGAAGTGAAGGAAGGGACCCCTGTCAGTTTGAACTGCTCTGCTGTCGCTCCCTGTCCTGAACACCCCCCTGAGCTGACATGGACTCTCCCAACACAGTTCACAACTGAGAACCAACTGCAGGAGAATCCAGACCAAACCAAATCAGTTCTCTCCACGGCGACCTTCACTCCATCATACCATCATCATGAGAAGAACATCACTTGTACTGCAGTCTACCCAGTAGGGACAAGCAACAAGACAGCTGAACATAACATGATGCTTAACGTTTCAT tctctcctaaGGACACCTCGGCCTCCATCAGTCCAGCTGGTCCAGTATTAGTGGACAGCTGTGTTAATCTGACCTGCAGCAGTACAGCCAACCCTCCTGTGACAAACTTCACCTGGTTCCAGATCAGTGGGGGTAAACCAATACAGGTAGCATCTGGACAGAGTTACTCCCTCAATGTGACTGTTGGTGATGGAGGACTGTACTACTGTGAAGCAAGAAATAGTCACGGCTGTGGGAAGTCAAAGGAAGTGCAGCTGGCTATTAAAG GGCAAGAAGAGCCTGTTAACCCAAAGGTTTTTGAGATTGTAGTAAAAACCTTGGGGTTGCTTTTCCTTTTCAGTCTGATCGTGTTCTTTGCATGGTAA
- the LOC115149677 gene encoding myelin-associated glycoprotein, with protein MACPENMFFLIVLFMSGVFACFGQRHLITTMPDRLDVLTGSCVQIPCSFDVADQHKNTFNSTILTSGVWIKENPYFDVHPDNVIFNSSKTVNRFQGKITGNISQKNCTTVFFNVTTSYTNKYYFRIESQPFRATDIDKSVDIVVRDLPSSPIITVSGEVKEGNPVSLNCSAVAPCPEHPPELTWTLPTQFTSEKQMQENPDQTKSVLSTVTFTPSYLHHEKNITCTAVYPVGTSIKTAEHTMMLNVSFSPKDTSASISPADPVLVDSCVNLTCSSTANPPVTNFTWFQISGGKTTQVASGQSYSLNVTVGDGGLYYCEARNSHGCGRSKEVRLTIKGQEETDNTMVFGIAAGTLGVILLISLICVIGWRRNSRLHDGLERTDSPQGQNSPVGTVCADQATAGEKPEEPAEDQPEEIHYGDIDFSKLRTKETPAAAQDRVQGQESEYAEVNVTRRGDQEPPLNNLDGLYAQVN; from the exons ATGGCTTGTCCTGAGAACATGTTTTTTCTCATTGTCCTCTTTATGTCAG GTGTTTTTGCCTGCTTTGGTCAACGACATTTGATCACCACAATGCCAGATAGACTGGATGTACTGACTGGCTCCTGTGTGCAAATCCCATGTTCATTTGATGTTGCTGACCAACATAAGAATACATTTAACAGCACAATACTAACATCTGGAGTGTGGATTAAAGAAAACCCATACTTTGATGTGCATCCGGACAATGTGATATTTAACAGTAGTAAGACGGTCAACAGATTTCAAGGGAAGATAACTGGAAACATATCCCAGAAGAACTGCACCACAGTCTTCTTCAATGTAACCACCAGTTACACTAATAAATACTACTTCAGGATTGAGAGTCAACCATTCCGTGCAACAGACATTGATAAGTCTGTTGATATAGTTGTCAGGG ATCTGCCTTCCAGTCCCATCATTACTGTCTCAGGTGAGGTGAAGGAAGGGAACCCTGTCAGTTTGAACTGCTCTGCTGTCGCTCCCTGTCCTGAACACCCCCCTGAGCTGACATGGACTCTCCCAACACAGTTCACATCTGAGAAACAAATGCAGGAGAATCCAGACCAAACCAAATCAGTTCTCTCCACGGTGACCTTCACTCCATCATACCTTCATCATGAGAAGAACATCACTTGTACTGCAGTCTACCCAGTAGGGACAAGCATCAAGACAGCTGAACATACCATGATGCTTAACGTTTCAT tctctcctaaGGACACCTCGGCCTCCATCAGTCCAGCTGATCCAGTATTAGTGGACAGCTGTGTTAATCTGACCTGCAGCAGTACAGCCAACCCTCCTGTGACAAACTTCACCTGGTTCCAGATCAGTGGGGGTAAAACAACACAGGTAGCATCTGGACAGAGTTACTCCCTCAATGTGACTGTTGGTGATGGAGGACTGTACTACTGTGAAGCAAGAAATAGTCACGGCTGTGGGAGGTCAAAAGAAGTGAGGCTAACTATTAAAG GGCAAGAAGAGACTGATAACACAATGGTTTTTGGGATTGCAGCAGGAACTCTGGGGGTCATTTTGCTTATCAGCCTGATCTGTGTTATTGGATG GAGGAGAAACTCGAGGCTCCACGATGGACTTGAAAGGACAGACAGTCCACAGGGACAG AACTCCCCGGTTGGGACAGTGTGTGCTGACCAGGCCACAGCTGGAGAGAAACCAGAGGAACCTGCAGAAGACCAGCCTGAAGAGATCCACTACGGTGACATAGACTTCTCCAAACTACGAACCAAAGAGACCCCAGCTGCAGCCCAGGACAGGGTCCAGGGACAGGAGAGTGAGTACGCTGAAGTCAACGTGACCCGGagaggggaccaggaaccacctcTTAACAACCTAGATGGGCTTTATGCACAAGTGAATTAA
- the LOC115149723 gene encoding myelin-associated glycoprotein isoform X2, with protein sequence MAVQLPPNRGPWLSSRVNTYHWTELKIYQNLPDVVFYVAGVLACFGQRNLIATMPDTLDVLTGSCVQIPCSFDIPDKQKNKFKSTILTSGVWIKEDPYFVERLDKVIFNSSETDNNYQGNITGNMSQKNCTTVFFNVTTSYTNKYYFRIESQPFRATDIGKSVNIVVRDLPSSPIITVSGEVKEGTPVSLNCSAVAPCPEHPPELTWTLPTQFTTENQLQENPDQTKSVLSTATFTPSYHHHEKNITCTAVYPVGTSNKTAEHNMMLNVSFSPKDTSASISPAGPVLVDSCVNLTCSSTANPPVTNFTWFQISGGKPIQVASGQSYSLNVTVGDGGLYYCEARNSHGCGKSKEVQLAIKGQEEPVNPKVFEIVGKTLGLLFLFSLIVFFAWRRTSRLPSGFDMTDRSQGQNSPVWTVCSNQARVRSGNQEPPHINLDGLYANGN encoded by the exons ATGGCTGTGCAGTTGCCTCCAAACAGAGGCCCCTGGCTGTCATCTAGGGTTAATACATATCATTGGACTGAACTGAAAATATATCAGAACCTCCCTGATGTTGTCTTTTATGTTGCAGGTGTTTTGGCCTGCTTTGGTCAACGAAATTTGATCGCCACAATGCCAGATACACTGGATGTACTGACTGGCTCCTGTGTGCAAATCCCATGTTCATTTGATATTCCTGACAAACAAAAGAATAAATTTAAGAGCACAATACTAACCTCTGGAGTGTGGATTAAAGAAGACCCATACTTTGTTGAGCGTCTGGACAAAGTGATATTTAATAGCAGTGAGACGGACAACAATTATCAAGGGAACATAACTGGAAACATGTCCCAGAAGAACTGCACCACAGTCTTCTTCAATGTAACCACCAGTTACACTAATAAATACTACTTCAGGATTGAGAGTCAACCATTCCGTGCAACAGACATTGGAAAGTCTGTTAATATAGTTGTCAGAG ATTTGCCTTCCAGTCCCATCATTACTGTCTCAGGTGAAGTGAAGGAAGGGACCCCTGTCAGTTTGAACTGCTCTGCTGTCGCTCCCTGTCCTGAACACCCCCCTGAGCTGACATGGACTCTCCCAACACAGTTCACAACTGAGAACCAACTGCAGGAGAATCCAGACCAAACCAAATCAGTTCTCTCCACGGCGACCTTCACTCCATCATACCATCATCATGAGAAGAACATCACTTGTACTGCAGTCTACCCAGTAGGGACAAGCAACAAGACAGCTGAACATAACATGATGCTTAACGTTTCAT tctctcctaaGGACACCTCGGCCTCCATCAGTCCAGCTGGTCCAGTATTAGTGGACAGCTGTGTTAATCTGACCTGCAGCAGTACAGCCAACCCTCCTGTGACAAACTTCACCTGGTTCCAGATCAGTGGGGGTAAACCAATACAGGTAGCATCTGGACAGAGTTACTCCCTCAATGTGACTGTTGGTGATGGAGGACTGTACTACTGTGAAGCAAGAAATAGTCACGGCTGTGGGAAGTCAAAGGAAGTGCAGCTGGCTATTAAAG GGCAAGAAGAGCCTGTTAACCCAAAGGTTTTTGAGATTGTTGGAAAAACCTTGGGGTTGCTTTTCCTTTTCAGTCTGATCGTGTTCTTTGCATG GAGGAGAACATCTAGACTCCCCAGTGGGTTTGACATGACAGACCGTTCACAGGGACAG AACTCCCCGGTTTGGACAGTATGCTCCAACCAGGCCAGGGTCAGGAGTGGGAACCAGGAACCACCCCATATCAACCTTGATGGGCTTTATGCCAACGGGAATTAA
- the LOC115149723 gene encoding myelin-associated glycoprotein isoform X1, which translates to MAVQLPPNRGPWLSSRVNTYHWTELKIYQNLPDVVFYVAGVLACFGQRNLIATMPDTLDVLTGSCVQIPCSFDIPDKQKNKFKSTILTSGVWIKEDPYFVERLDKVIFNSSETDNNYQGNITGNMSQKNCTTVFFNVTTSYTNKYYFRIESQPFRATDIGKSVNIVVRDLPSSPIITVSGEVKEGTPVSLNCSAVAPCPEHPPELTWTLPTQFTTENQLQENPDQTKSVLSTATFTPSYHHHEKNITCTAVYPVGTSNKTAEHNMMLNVSFSPKDTSASISPAGPVLVDSCVNLTCSSTANPPVTNFTWFQISGGKPIQVASGQSYSLNVTVGDGGLYYCEARNSHGCGKSKEVQLAIKGQEEPVNPKVFEIVGKTLGLLFLFSLIVFFAWRRRTSRLPSGFDMTDRSQGQNSPVWTVCSNQARVRSGNQEPPHINLDGLYANGN; encoded by the exons ATGGCTGTGCAGTTGCCTCCAAACAGAGGCCCCTGGCTGTCATCTAGGGTTAATACATATCATTGGACTGAACTGAAAATATATCAGAACCTCCCTGATGTTGTCTTTTATGTTGCAGGTGTTTTGGCCTGCTTTGGTCAACGAAATTTGATCGCCACAATGCCAGATACACTGGATGTACTGACTGGCTCCTGTGTGCAAATCCCATGTTCATTTGATATTCCTGACAAACAAAAGAATAAATTTAAGAGCACAATACTAACCTCTGGAGTGTGGATTAAAGAAGACCCATACTTTGTTGAGCGTCTGGACAAAGTGATATTTAATAGCAGTGAGACGGACAACAATTATCAAGGGAACATAACTGGAAACATGTCCCAGAAGAACTGCACCACAGTCTTCTTCAATGTAACCACCAGTTACACTAATAAATACTACTTCAGGATTGAGAGTCAACCATTCCGTGCAACAGACATTGGAAAGTCTGTTAATATAGTTGTCAGAG ATTTGCCTTCCAGTCCCATCATTACTGTCTCAGGTGAAGTGAAGGAAGGGACCCCTGTCAGTTTGAACTGCTCTGCTGTCGCTCCCTGTCCTGAACACCCCCCTGAGCTGACATGGACTCTCCCAACACAGTTCACAACTGAGAACCAACTGCAGGAGAATCCAGACCAAACCAAATCAGTTCTCTCCACGGCGACCTTCACTCCATCATACCATCATCATGAGAAGAACATCACTTGTACTGCAGTCTACCCAGTAGGGACAAGCAACAAGACAGCTGAACATAACATGATGCTTAACGTTTCAT tctctcctaaGGACACCTCGGCCTCCATCAGTCCAGCTGGTCCAGTATTAGTGGACAGCTGTGTTAATCTGACCTGCAGCAGTACAGCCAACCCTCCTGTGACAAACTTCACCTGGTTCCAGATCAGTGGGGGTAAACCAATACAGGTAGCATCTGGACAGAGTTACTCCCTCAATGTGACTGTTGGTGATGGAGGACTGTACTACTGTGAAGCAAGAAATAGTCACGGCTGTGGGAAGTCAAAGGAAGTGCAGCTGGCTATTAAAG GGCAAGAAGAGCCTGTTAACCCAAAGGTTTTTGAGATTGTTGGAAAAACCTTGGGGTTGCTTTTCCTTTTCAGTCTGATCGTGTTCTTTGCATG GAGGAGGAGAACATCTAGACTCCCCAGTGGGTTTGACATGACAGACCGTTCACAGGGACAG AACTCCCCGGTTTGGACAGTATGCTCCAACCAGGCCAGGGTCAGGAGTGGGAACCAGGAACCACCCCATATCAACCTTGATGGGCTTTATGCCAACGGGAATTAA
- the LOC115149723 gene encoding myelin-associated glycoprotein isoform X3, giving the protein MACPENMFFLIVLFMSGVLACFGQRNLIATMPDTLDVLTGSCVQIPCSFDIPDKQKNKFKSTILTSGVWIKEDPYFVERLDKVIFNSSETDNNYQGNITGNMSQKNCTTVFFNVTTSYTNKYYFRIESQPFRATDIGKSVNIVVRDLPSSPIITVSGEVKEGTPVSLNCSAVAPCPEHPPELTWTLPTQFTTENQLQENPDQTKSVLSTATFTPSYHHHEKNITCTAVYPVGTSNKTAEHNMMLNVSFSPKDTSASISPAGPVLVDSCVNLTCSSTANPPVTNFTWFQISGGKPIQVASGQSYSLNVTVGDGGLYYCEARNSHGCGKSKEVQLAIKGQEEPVNPKVFEIVGKTLGLLFLFSLIVFFAWRRRTSRLPSGFDMTDRSQGQNSPVWTVCSNQARVRSGNQEPPHINLDGLYANGN; this is encoded by the exons GTGTTTTGGCCTGCTTTGGTCAACGAAATTTGATCGCCACAATGCCAGATACACTGGATGTACTGACTGGCTCCTGTGTGCAAATCCCATGTTCATTTGATATTCCTGACAAACAAAAGAATAAATTTAAGAGCACAATACTAACCTCTGGAGTGTGGATTAAAGAAGACCCATACTTTGTTGAGCGTCTGGACAAAGTGATATTTAATAGCAGTGAGACGGACAACAATTATCAAGGGAACATAACTGGAAACATGTCCCAGAAGAACTGCACCACAGTCTTCTTCAATGTAACCACCAGTTACACTAATAAATACTACTTCAGGATTGAGAGTCAACCATTCCGTGCAACAGACATTGGAAAGTCTGTTAATATAGTTGTCAGAG ATTTGCCTTCCAGTCCCATCATTACTGTCTCAGGTGAAGTGAAGGAAGGGACCCCTGTCAGTTTGAACTGCTCTGCTGTCGCTCCCTGTCCTGAACACCCCCCTGAGCTGACATGGACTCTCCCAACACAGTTCACAACTGAGAACCAACTGCAGGAGAATCCAGACCAAACCAAATCAGTTCTCTCCACGGCGACCTTCACTCCATCATACCATCATCATGAGAAGAACATCACTTGTACTGCAGTCTACCCAGTAGGGACAAGCAACAAGACAGCTGAACATAACATGATGCTTAACGTTTCAT tctctcctaaGGACACCTCGGCCTCCATCAGTCCAGCTGGTCCAGTATTAGTGGACAGCTGTGTTAATCTGACCTGCAGCAGTACAGCCAACCCTCCTGTGACAAACTTCACCTGGTTCCAGATCAGTGGGGGTAAACCAATACAGGTAGCATCTGGACAGAGTTACTCCCTCAATGTGACTGTTGGTGATGGAGGACTGTACTACTGTGAAGCAAGAAATAGTCACGGCTGTGGGAAGTCAAAGGAAGTGCAGCTGGCTATTAAAG GGCAAGAAGAGCCTGTTAACCCAAAGGTTTTTGAGATTGTTGGAAAAACCTTGGGGTTGCTTTTCCTTTTCAGTCTGATCGTGTTCTTTGCATG GAGGAGGAGAACATCTAGACTCCCCAGTGGGTTTGACATGACAGACCGTTCACAGGGACAG AACTCCCCGGTTTGGACAGTATGCTCCAACCAGGCCAGGGTCAGGAGTGGGAACCAGGAACCACCCCATATCAACCTTGATGGGCTTTATGCCAACGGGAATTAA
- the LOC115149723 gene encoding myelin-associated glycoprotein isoform X6 — MAVQLPPNRGPWLSSRVNTYHWTELKIYQNLPDVVFYVAGVLACFGQRNLIATMPDTLDVLTGSCVQIPCSFDIPDKQKNKFKSTILTSGVWIKEDPYFVERLDKVIFNSSETDNNYQGNITGNMSQKNCTTVFFNVTTSYTNKYYFRIESQPFRATDIGKSVNIVVRDLPSSPIITVSGEVKEGTPVSLNCSAVAPCPEHPPELTWTLPTQFTTENQLQENPDQTKSVLSTATFTPSYHHHEKNITCTAVYPVGTSNKTAEHNMMLNVSFSPKDTSASISPAGPVLVDSCVNLTCSSTANPPVTNFTWFQISGGKPIQVASGQSYSLNVTVGDGGLYYCEARNSHGCGKSKEVQLAIKGGEHLDSPVGLT, encoded by the exons ATGGCTGTGCAGTTGCCTCCAAACAGAGGCCCCTGGCTGTCATCTAGGGTTAATACATATCATTGGACTGAACTGAAAATATATCAGAACCTCCCTGATGTTGTCTTTTATGTTGCAGGTGTTTTGGCCTGCTTTGGTCAACGAAATTTGATCGCCACAATGCCAGATACACTGGATGTACTGACTGGCTCCTGTGTGCAAATCCCATGTTCATTTGATATTCCTGACAAACAAAAGAATAAATTTAAGAGCACAATACTAACCTCTGGAGTGTGGATTAAAGAAGACCCATACTTTGTTGAGCGTCTGGACAAAGTGATATTTAATAGCAGTGAGACGGACAACAATTATCAAGGGAACATAACTGGAAACATGTCCCAGAAGAACTGCACCACAGTCTTCTTCAATGTAACCACCAGTTACACTAATAAATACTACTTCAGGATTGAGAGTCAACCATTCCGTGCAACAGACATTGGAAAGTCTGTTAATATAGTTGTCAGAG ATTTGCCTTCCAGTCCCATCATTACTGTCTCAGGTGAAGTGAAGGAAGGGACCCCTGTCAGTTTGAACTGCTCTGCTGTCGCTCCCTGTCCTGAACACCCCCCTGAGCTGACATGGACTCTCCCAACACAGTTCACAACTGAGAACCAACTGCAGGAGAATCCAGACCAAACCAAATCAGTTCTCTCCACGGCGACCTTCACTCCATCATACCATCATCATGAGAAGAACATCACTTGTACTGCAGTCTACCCAGTAGGGACAAGCAACAAGACAGCTGAACATAACATGATGCTTAACGTTTCAT tctctcctaaGGACACCTCGGCCTCCATCAGTCCAGCTGGTCCAGTATTAGTGGACAGCTGTGTTAATCTGACCTGCAGCAGTACAGCCAACCCTCCTGTGACAAACTTCACCTGGTTCCAGATCAGTGGGGGTAAACCAATACAGGTAGCATCTGGACAGAGTTACTCCCTCAATGTGACTGTTGGTGATGGAGGACTGTACTACTGTGAAGCAAGAAATAGTCACGGCTGTGGGAAGTCAAAGGAAGTGCAGCTGGCTATTAAAG GAGGAGAACATCTAGACTCCCCAGTGGGTTTGACATGA
- the LOC115149723 gene encoding myelin-associated glycoprotein isoform X5: protein MAVQLPPNRGPWLSSRVNTYHWTELKIYQNLPDVVFYVAGVLACFGQRNLIATMPDTLDVLTGSCVQIPCSFDIPDKQKNKFKSTILTSGVWIKEDPYFVERLDKVIFNSSETDNNYQGNITGNMSQKNCTTVFFNVTTSYTNKYYFRIESQPFRATDIGKSVNIVVRDLPSSPIITVSGEVKEGTPVSLNCSAVAPCPEHPPELTWTLPTQFTTENQLQENPDQTKSVLSTATFTPSYHHHEKNITCTAVYPVGTSNKTAEHNMMLNVSFSPKDTSASISPAGPVLVDSCVNLTCSSTANPPVTNFTWFQISGGKPIQVASGQSYSLNVTVGDGGLYYCEARNSHGCGKSKEVQLAIKGGGEHLDSPVGLT from the exons ATGGCTGTGCAGTTGCCTCCAAACAGAGGCCCCTGGCTGTCATCTAGGGTTAATACATATCATTGGACTGAACTGAAAATATATCAGAACCTCCCTGATGTTGTCTTTTATGTTGCAGGTGTTTTGGCCTGCTTTGGTCAACGAAATTTGATCGCCACAATGCCAGATACACTGGATGTACTGACTGGCTCCTGTGTGCAAATCCCATGTTCATTTGATATTCCTGACAAACAAAAGAATAAATTTAAGAGCACAATACTAACCTCTGGAGTGTGGATTAAAGAAGACCCATACTTTGTTGAGCGTCTGGACAAAGTGATATTTAATAGCAGTGAGACGGACAACAATTATCAAGGGAACATAACTGGAAACATGTCCCAGAAGAACTGCACCACAGTCTTCTTCAATGTAACCACCAGTTACACTAATAAATACTACTTCAGGATTGAGAGTCAACCATTCCGTGCAACAGACATTGGAAAGTCTGTTAATATAGTTGTCAGAG ATTTGCCTTCCAGTCCCATCATTACTGTCTCAGGTGAAGTGAAGGAAGGGACCCCTGTCAGTTTGAACTGCTCTGCTGTCGCTCCCTGTCCTGAACACCCCCCTGAGCTGACATGGACTCTCCCAACACAGTTCACAACTGAGAACCAACTGCAGGAGAATCCAGACCAAACCAAATCAGTTCTCTCCACGGCGACCTTCACTCCATCATACCATCATCATGAGAAGAACATCACTTGTACTGCAGTCTACCCAGTAGGGACAAGCAACAAGACAGCTGAACATAACATGATGCTTAACGTTTCAT tctctcctaaGGACACCTCGGCCTCCATCAGTCCAGCTGGTCCAGTATTAGTGGACAGCTGTGTTAATCTGACCTGCAGCAGTACAGCCAACCCTCCTGTGACAAACTTCACCTGGTTCCAGATCAGTGGGGGTAAACCAATACAGGTAGCATCTGGACAGAGTTACTCCCTCAATGTGACTGTTGGTGATGGAGGACTGTACTACTGTGAAGCAAGAAATAGTCACGGCTGTGGGAAGTCAAAGGAAGTGCAGCTGGCTATTAAAG GAGGAGGAGAACATCTAGACTCCCCAGTGGGTTTGACATGA